The Anaeromusa acidaminophila DSM 3853 genomic sequence TTATCCACGCATTAACGGTGACGCATGTATCCCTGTAGGCCGCGTGGTTACTGGGCGGAAAGGCTCCCTCCTGTATCTCTTTATTACCTGTATAAGAATAACGTACCTGTAGTAGAGAGAGAAAACCTGTGGATAACTCCAAAGGTACAACCAAAAGAAACAGATTCCATAGCACAGAGGAACGCACAGCAAAGGACAGGAAAGGTATTTACCCGACCTGTCTTTTCTTTATGGTCAAAGAGGGTACAGCAGGAGGAATAAGACTGCACCCTCTGGACACAGGAAGGTATTACTCTGATTAAGACACCAAACAGCCATATTTGACTTCTGAGCGACTTTTAGATTGTCACTAAGGGAAACTATCGTACAGACAAAGAAAAACCTCACAGAGAGGCTCTGAGAGCGTCTGAGAGGCATTTATATCTTTTACCTGCTATCTGATTTCACACCTAAAGGACAACACATGGTATCTTATTGACTCTCATGGTCATTCTCTAAGTATCTCTATGATTGACTATGAGATACACCATAAAGAACCTATGGGTATACCTCTAAGAGTATTTAACTTAAAAGTATACTGCTAAAGGTATCACCTAAAGGACAACCAACAGGATACTTTTAGAATTACCTCAAGGTATTACTCTAAGTATATACTAAAGGTATAATAGGGTATCACATAAAGTTAATTCTGTCAATACTGTTATTTATCAATAATCAATGGACAAAGAAGGTTAGTAAATGGAATACTTCTGTTATCTCAAGGATACTCTTAGTATCTCTCTTTATCTCCTGTTTTCTCTCTCTATATTGTGACGTAATACCAGAGGTGTCTATTTGTACCGCTATTCCCTCTTCTTCGGTATATGCCATATTTAGACGTATTGTGATATATGCCTTAATTATCTCGCGTTATCTCTGTGTTACTCGATGATACTCCCTCTTTCTCTTGTATGTGGTTGAATTAGTCACTAAGCTACTTAGTCTTGTAGATGAAAATGAAAAGCTGACCGGAACAATCTTCCGTGCAGGGGTCCGGTAAAACGTGACCCTTATCATCAAAGTATTGAAAATATCAAAAGGGAAAATTCCCTTCTGACCTCAATGTTCTTTGAATCGTCCTAGAATCATCAATAGGGTACCCACAATATGAGTATCCTTCGTTACTCCCTGCGAATCTGACACAATGTACTTCTGACAGATTCACCAGAAAGCCTCTGAGACCGCATGGTTACTGAGCGGACAGCCATTTTACACCACAGTTTCAAAAACAGTGTTGACTTTCAATCTGTCATAATAATACAATAAAGCCAACGAAGCAGATTGGAGATGAGGACACATGGAATACGTTGAGCCTATCAGAGACAAGAAACAACTGGACAACATGAAGCGATACCTCAAGGAGAAGAACAAAAGGGACTGGCTCCTGTTCGTCTTAGGGATAAATAGCGGCCTCCGCATCAGCGACCTACTGAACCTCAAGGTATCGGACGTAAAGGACAAGGACAGAGTGACTCTGCGCGAAGAGAAGACAGGTAAAGCAAAGGACTTCCCACTGTCTGAGAACTGCCGGAAGGCTGTCGCTGAGTACCTCAAGAATGAAACCCTCATGGCTGATTGTCCGTTATTCTACAGCAGGAAGAAGGACAGCCAAGGGAACCATAAGCCAATATCAAGACAGCAAGCCTATGACATTCTCACAGAGGCCGCAAGAGCGGTAGGCATCAAGGACGCTATAGGAACCCACACGCTGAGGAAAACCTTTGGCTACTGGGCGTATAAAGCAGGGCATGACATCACAAGAATCCAGCACCTAATGAACCATTCGTCTCCCAGTGTTACCCTGCGATACATTGGGATAACCAAGGACGAACTGGACAAGGTTTACATAGACCTTAACCTGTGACGTCTCCACAAAATTGTGGACTCTATTGACAACAGAAGGGAGAACAACACCATGAGCAACAAAGAGAAAATCCAACAAAGACAAGCATTGATTAAGGCTGTGAGAGCCAACAGAGAACATGATGA encodes the following:
- a CDS encoding site-specific integrase, with amino-acid sequence MEYVEPIRDKKQLDNMKRYLKEKNKRDWLLFVLGINSGLRISDLLNLKVSDVKDKDRVTLREEKTGKAKDFPLSENCRKAVAEYLKNETLMADCPLFYSRKKDSQGNHKPISRQQAYDILTEAARAVGIKDAIGTHTLRKTFGYWAYKAGHDITRIQHLMNHSSPSVTLRYIGITKDELDKVYIDLNL